The Priestia koreensis genomic interval GATACGCACGTTGTTTTTGAAAACAACCTGTGATAATTCTAAAATCCCCGGCATGGATACCATTCCACCTGTGAGTACATAACCTCCTGGAAGATCTGAATATCCTAAACGTTGGAGCTCGTGTGAAACCATCTCTAAAATCTCTTCTAATCTAGCTTCTATAATATCAGAGATTTCGAGTTGACTAAACTGCTGATGCTGATCACTCCCAATAATGGGAACACTAAACACTTCTTCTTCTGACGCATGATCATAAAAAGCATGTCCGTGCTTAATTTTAATTTTTTCAGCATCTTCTGTTGTGGTGCGAAGACCAATGGATAAATCCTTCGTAATGCTTTCTCCACCGATTGGTAAAACAGTCGTGCCAACTAAATAGCCTTGGTCGTATACTGCGATGGTAGTTGAACCGCCCCCAACATCAACAAGGGCTACACCAAGATTTTTTTCATCCGTTGACAGCGCAATTGATCCTGCGGCCAAAGGCTGTAAACAAATATCAGTGATTTCTAACCCAGCTCGTTCTACACAGCGCAATAAGTTATGTAATACGGTTTTAGATCCTGTAATGATGGTTCCTTCCATCTCAAGCCTAACCCCTAACATACCTCGTGGATCCGTAATGCCTTCTAACCCATCAACAATAAATTGTTGTGGAATTACATCAATAATTTCTCGGTCTGGAGGAATTGACATGACTTGAGCAGCATCAATTACTCGCTGTACGTCTTCATTGGCAATTTCACGGTTGTCGCTTGAAACAGCTACTACCCCGTGGCAATGCTGAAGTTGCACATGATTGCCACCTACTC includes:
- the ftsA gene encoding cell division protein FtsA; the encoded protein is MNSNEIFVSLDIGTSSVKVIIGEMTNDSLNIIGVGNVKSQGLKKGSIVDIDETVQSIKKAVEQAERMVGIQINRVVVGVGGNHVQLQHCHGVVAVSSDNREIANEDVQRVIDAAQVMSIPPDREIIDVIPQQFIVDGLEGITDPRGMLGVRLEMEGTIITGSKTVLHNLLRCVERAGLEITDICLQPLAAGSIALSTDEKNLGVALVDVGGGSTTIAVYDQGYLVGTTVLPIGGESITKDLSIGLRTTTEDAEKIKIKHGHAFYDHASEEEVFSVPIIGSDQHQQFSQLEISDIIEARLEEILEMVSHELQRLGYSDLPGGYVLTGGMVSMPGILELSQVVFKNNVRIAVPDYIGVREPNYTTGVGLIKFAYKNAKIQGRNIGAPVENTVVEKVPVQHQQPQQSFEPQQPAPTQKQKPKNDENFSKKMKKIFGYFFD